In Candidatus Eisenbacteria bacterium, one genomic interval encodes:
- a CDS encoding CinA family protein — translation MKLEKLIGDHLRKNGWTLSIAESCTGGLINDRITDVPGSSNYYEGGMVSYSNKSKTELLGVPEAYIKRFGAVSPQVAKKMAQGVRKAFNTTFGLSTTGIAGPTGGSKKKPLGLVFIAVSDGKRTIVKKEKLKGNRKGIKRESACRSLKYLYDFITKAQSGC, via the coding sequence ATGAAGTTAGAAAAGCTCATCGGAGATCATCTGAGAAAAAACGGCTGGACGCTCTCCATCGCAGAGTCCTGCACAGGAGGGCTGATCAACGATCGCATTACCGATGTCCCCGGAAGTTCGAACTACTATGAAGGAGGGATGGTCTCCTACAGTAACAAGTCTAAGACCGAGCTCTTGGGCGTTCCCGAGGCATATATCAAACGGTTTGGAGCAGTGAGTCCTCAAGTAGCGAAAAAGATGGCCCAAGGAGTTCGAAAAGCCTTCAATACCACATTCGGGTTATCCACCACGGGCATTGCAGGACCAACAGGGGGGAGCAAGAAAAAACCGCTCGGGCTCGTTTTCATCGCTGTCTCGGACGGAAAAAGAACTATCGTGAAAAAGGAAAAATTAAAGGGAAACCGGAAAGGGATCAAGCGAGAATCAGCCTGCCGAAGTTTGAAATATCTTTATGATTTTATAACAAAGGCTCAATCTGGTTGCTGA
- a CDS encoding phosphatidylglycerophosphatase A, translating into LITLFFLSSWISERAEKFLGKRDDQRIVIDEIMGFFVAMLWVPKTALFIIIGFILFRFFDIVKPPPIRLVERARGGYGVVLDDVMAGVYANIILHIISFCFTLSPGGPAR; encoded by the coding sequence CTGATCACTCTCTTCTTCCTCTCGTCCTGGATTTCAGAAAGGGCTGAAAAGTTTTTGGGAAAAAGGGATGATCAGAGGATTGTTATCGATGAGATAATGGGCTTCTTCGTCGCCATGCTCTGGGTTCCCAAAACAGCCCTTTTCATCATCATCGGGTTTATCCTCTTCCGCTTTTTTGACATTGTCAAACCGCCACCCATCCGTCTTGTGGAAAGAGCCAGAGGGGGTTATGGAGTTGTCCTGGATGATGTGATGGCGGGAGTCTATGCCAATATCATTCTCCATATCATTTCCTTCTGTTTTACCCTCTCCCCTGGCGGGCCTGCCCGCTGA
- a CDS encoding DEAD/DEAH box helicase: MGDEDIIRPGYAPRSYPPHLQGRRHLELIPPPPGWKDHLASLRGALQAQREEEKGRWQANRRILYFVDVPATLEGKGLIIEAAHQEMKKSGEWGQLKSYSDSYGKPENLRDPEDRRIMALLLGSRDATGYYYGYSGYYGRGAFRRILPGPVQEHLMELLCRTGRCFLRKTASGPGESPLQWDDREPWELCLGAEKDASGQAYVLNGYLQRRTERVAIEVPSLLVAGGLVFFEDRVSRLLDNGSFGWISVLRKRKNLIVPVEEGDAFIQELMAMPVLPRLLLPDELQYEEIRVTPRPRLTVVAPERKNRWDANWLRWKLSFDYEGRTIAYEDPGRGIITTEPRRLLLRDLAAEREAYEKLRSLGFREVQSYGNPQREVAPRNLPRAVRELLTAGWHVEAEGKVYRRPGALNLSVTTGVDWFELHGEVRFDDKIAKLPELLVALKRGENLVALDDGTFGMLPEEWLKKYGILAGIGKTHDDHFRFSRCQVGLLDALLASQPGSTCDEVFQRVREELRSFEGILPCDPPEGFTGVLRDYQKDGLGWIHFLEKFGFGGCLADDMGLGKTVQVLAMLEERRQKRSAAVSKAGKGKASIHRDGVPGPSLVVGPKSLVFNWVQEAKRFTPQLKVLDHTGADRQKPGEHFENYDLILTTYGTLRNDAVEFKDVQFDYCILDEGQMIKNANTQSAKATRLLNANHRLVLSGTPIENHLGELWSLFEFLNPGMLGLASVFKLTGPGTRNPEPETRGLLGKALRPFILRRTKGQVARELPEKLEQTLYCDLDSRQRKLYNELRDHYRSTLLNQVERDGMNKSKIQILEALLRLRQAACHPGLIDKSKKSHPSAKLEMLLPQLEQITEEDHKTLVFSQFTSFLSILQEQLDRQKAPYAYLDGQTRNRGTIVERFQTDPDCRLFLISLKAGGLGLNLTAAEYVYLLDPWWNPAVEAQAIDRTHRIGQTRRVFAYRIIARDTVEEKVLELQQTKRDLADAIINADNSLIRNLAKEDLELLLS, from the coding sequence TTGGGGGATGAAGATATCATCCGTCCAGGTTACGCCCCGAGGTCCTATCCTCCGCATTTGCAGGGAAGACGCCATCTTGAACTCATTCCTCCGCCACCGGGATGGAAAGATCATCTGGCTTCCCTGCGCGGGGCTTTGCAAGCACAGCGGGAAGAAGAGAAAGGGCGTTGGCAGGCGAACCGACGTATTCTTTATTTTGTCGATGTCCCCGCTACCCTTGAAGGGAAGGGGTTGATCATTGAGGCGGCACACCAGGAAATGAAGAAGAGCGGCGAATGGGGCCAACTGAAGTCTTATTCTGATTCATATGGCAAGCCGGAGAACCTGCGTGACCCGGAGGATCGGCGCATCATGGCCTTGCTGCTGGGGAGCCGGGACGCTACTGGCTACTATTATGGCTACTCGGGCTATTATGGAAGAGGCGCTTTCCGCCGCATCCTGCCCGGCCCCGTGCAAGAGCATCTGATGGAACTACTCTGCCGCACGGGGCGATGTTTCCTGCGGAAAACGGCATCTGGACCTGGTGAAAGTCCTCTTCAATGGGACGACAGGGAGCCGTGGGAGCTCTGCCTGGGCGCGGAAAAGGACGCATCCGGCCAGGCTTATGTGCTTAACGGTTATCTCCAGCGCAGGACGGAACGGGTTGCAATAGAGGTACCTTCCCTGTTGGTCGCAGGAGGCCTCGTTTTTTTCGAAGACAGAGTTTCCCGCCTTCTGGATAACGGATCCTTCGGATGGATTTCCGTCTTGCGAAAGCGGAAAAACCTCATCGTTCCTGTCGAGGAAGGAGATGCCTTTATCCAGGAATTGATGGCCATGCCGGTTCTTCCCCGCCTTTTGCTTCCTGATGAATTGCAGTATGAAGAGATTCGTGTAACTCCTCGACCCCGGCTTACAGTGGTAGCGCCGGAACGAAAAAATCGATGGGACGCCAATTGGCTTCGCTGGAAGCTGTCGTTCGATTACGAGGGACGCACGATTGCTTATGAAGATCCAGGTCGGGGCATCATCACAACGGAGCCCCGTCGTCTTCTGCTCCGCGACCTCGCTGCCGAGCGAGAAGCCTATGAGAAGCTTCGGAGTTTGGGGTTCCGGGAAGTCCAGTCTTATGGCAACCCACAGCGGGAAGTGGCTCCCCGTAATCTTCCGCGAGCGGTGCGAGAATTGCTGACTGCGGGCTGGCACGTCGAGGCCGAAGGGAAGGTGTACCGTAGACCCGGCGCGTTAAACCTGTCGGTGACTACCGGCGTCGACTGGTTCGAATTGCATGGCGAAGTCAGGTTTGATGACAAGATCGCAAAACTCCCTGAATTGCTGGTGGCGCTCAAGCGCGGGGAGAACCTGGTTGCCCTGGATGACGGCACGTTCGGGATGCTGCCGGAGGAATGGCTGAAAAAATACGGAATTCTGGCCGGCATCGGAAAAACCCATGACGATCACTTTCGGTTTTCACGCTGCCAGGTCGGACTGCTGGACGCCCTGCTGGCCTCACAGCCAGGCTCCACGTGTGATGAGGTCTTCCAGCGCGTGCGGGAAGAGCTGAGAAGCTTTGAAGGGATTCTACCTTGCGATCCGCCGGAAGGCTTCACAGGCGTGTTAAGAGATTACCAGAAGGACGGGTTGGGTTGGATCCATTTTCTCGAAAAGTTCGGTTTCGGGGGATGCCTGGCCGATGACATGGGGCTGGGTAAGACGGTGCAGGTTCTCGCCATGCTGGAGGAGAGAAGGCAGAAGCGATCAGCTGCGGTGTCGAAAGCGGGCAAGGGCAAGGCCTCGATCCACCGGGATGGAGTTCCGGGACCTTCTCTCGTCGTCGGGCCGAAATCGCTGGTCTTCAACTGGGTCCAGGAGGCGAAGCGGTTCACTCCGCAGTTAAAAGTCCTTGATCATACGGGCGCCGATCGACAGAAGCCCGGTGAACATTTCGAAAATTATGACCTCATCCTGACCACCTATGGGACCTTGCGGAACGATGCCGTTGAATTCAAGGATGTGCAGTTTGACTACTGCATTCTCGATGAAGGGCAAATGATTAAGAATGCCAATACCCAGTCGGCGAAGGCGACTCGCCTTCTCAATGCCAACCATCGTCTGGTGCTGAGTGGCACCCCCATCGAAAACCACCTTGGAGAACTCTGGAGTCTATTCGAGTTTCTTAACCCCGGGATGCTGGGATTGGCTTCCGTGTTCAAGCTGACCGGTCCGGGGACGCGCAACCCCGAGCCCGAAACCCGTGGACTGCTGGGAAAGGCCCTTCGCCCATTCATTCTGCGCCGTACCAAGGGACAGGTTGCCCGCGAGCTGCCGGAAAAGCTCGAACAGACCCTCTATTGCGATCTCGATTCGAGACAGAGGAAACTCTACAACGAGTTACGAGACCACTACCGCAGCACCCTGCTCAATCAGGTTGAGCGAGACGGTATGAATAAGTCCAAGATTCAGATTCTTGAAGCACTGTTACGCTTGCGACAGGCGGCCTGCCATCCGGGGCTCATCGACAAGTCGAAGAAATCCCACCCCAGTGCCAAGCTGGAAATGTTACTGCCCCAACTTGAACAGATCACGGAGGAAGATCATAAAACTTTGGTTTTTTCTCAGTTTACAAGCTTTCTCTCTATCCTTCAGGAACAATTGGACCGGCAGAAAGCCCCTTATGCGTATCTCGATGGGCAGACGCGCAACCGTGGAACGATTGTTGAACGATTCCAGACGGACCCCGACTGCAGGCTGTTCCTCATCAGCCTCAAGGCCGGAGGGCTTGGACTGAACCTCACGGCAGCCGAGTATGTTTACCTGCTTGACCCGTGGTGGAATCCCGCTGTGGAGGCACAAGCCATCGACCGCACCCATCGTATTGGGCAAACCAGAAGGGTGTTTGCGTATCGCATCATCGCCAGAGACACGGTGGAAGAAAAGGTGCTGGAACTCCAGCAAACGAAACGTGACCTCGCCGATGCGATCATCAATGCCGACAACAGCCTCATACGCAACCTGGCAAAAGAGGATCTGGAGTTGTTACTTTCATAG